The window tttaagtcttcagtgtcatatggtACTTCAGAATTAATTCTGATATGCTTaatgttgtgctgcttagtatttttgtgaaaatggtgctaaagtttttttgtgattctttaatgaatagaaagtttgagcattgttataaatgtcttcatggttacttttgatcaatttaatgtgtccatgctgaatagaagtattaatttcttaaatcttaaaaaaaaaaaaaaaaatctgtgtacAATGTGtaaaatctgtgtttttgtttaaaaaaaaatatagactagcagtcaaaagtttttgaacggtaagatttttaatgttttttaaaaagtctcttatgctcaccaagtactgcaaaagcagtaatattgtgaaatatttttactatttaaaagaattgttttccattcaaatacattttaaaatgtaatttattcctgtgatcaaagctaaattttcagcatcattactccagtcttcagtgtcatgtgatccttcagaaatataaagctccagcatttatctgaaataaaaagcttttaaacattatacaatataaagcttggagtcagtatatttttatgtatttatttattttgctgttcagctaattttaacaataataacaataaatgtttatgaGCAGCAAAttggaatattagaatgatttctgaaggaccatgtgactagacactggagtttgctaaaaattcagcttttgaaatcacattttaaaatatattcaaatagaaagcagttattttaattagtaaacatatttcaacattttactgtttttgctgtactttggatcaaagaaatgcaggcttggtgaggcttctttaaaaaacattaaacactaccagacaaatgtttttgaacaggaagatttttatAGTATAAAAGTTCTTTTTATTTGTCTCTTCCAACAGATGATTTTGAGTCCAAGTATTCTTTTCATCCTCTGGACGACTTCCCTCCTCCAGAGGAGTACAGACATGTCACGAAGATATACCCAAGCAAAGCTAACAGAGGTAAGTTTCAGGAAATGACCAGTTAGACACAGCAGTTTAAActtcaataaatatttgtaattaatcCCACAGTGAGCACAAAGCCTTCTTTGATCTCTCGCATGATTTCACAAACTTGTGTAAAGACAGAGCTCCTGCATGCTTTTCATCTTCAGTAGCTGCGATTTGTTGCTCCTATGACGTCCACAGTGATTTTCTGAGCTTGCATTCATACGTGTCTCTGTTTGTTTGGCAGTAATGCGAGGAGCCCCTCCTTTGCCACCTGTCGGGAGGTAAACACTGTGATCCGTCGTTTGGGCTGCATCGGCGACGAGGGTTCTTCACACAGACCCATACGCTCATAAAGACAATCTCACATGCGCATCTAAAGACACAAAGCCTGCACCTTATTAACAGCCATTCCCTCATCGGATAACATTCCTATTCATTCAAGCAAGCTCCATCATATCACTTTTGTCCGGTGCGGAAGGTCGTCTTCGCTCAGAAAAGAGTGAGATGAGGGAAAGTACTGCATTCCATCATCAGTAACGGccaactttattattattattttttttttttttttttttttttcccttcggCATTTTAAATACCTAGGTAGCACTGCACATTTGATTGGATGTGCACTGAGAGCCTGTATGTAGGTAAAGCGTAGCACTTGAGACGGGAAGTGGAAAGCATGTGCCTGGAAACTGTCTTAACTATGTCAGgcaatgttaaatgttattcttttttcctctcagtCGCTACCCCATGCACTGTGAATAATGCGAGTCACTCGGAGCATCTGAGTGTGAGCTGAACTGTAAAAACTGTTAGCTTtagatgtttttgtcttttgtccTGGTTGTGTCCCATTTCTGGGAACAGCCATTACCTTTAAGTTCTCTCAGGGGGTTTGTTGGACTTCATTACCCTCCGTTAAGGTTGTGAACGAAAGTTCCAAAAGTGCCAACCGATGCTCTGCcattaataaatcagcatgGCTCCTTCAGTCGTAACAGATCCTCCTTTGGAAACTGGTAGGTTGATTGCCTTCTAAAGACGGACCgtgggatatttttttttttattttttctccagGTTTGGAGTTGTTGTCCTGCAATACTCCTCGCACTTTGTGCCGCAACCTCACCTGCTTTGTGAATCCTGGCTTTTCCCGTTACAGGATGGCACAGCGATGCTGCTTGCTTTGTTTGAAAGCAGGCTTTGTCCACATGCTGCTGGTGTTGTAGAGCAGCATTGTGTCAAATAGGAAGTGTTTTAACCGTTTATGAACTTGGTCTGGGATTTTCATCACTTCGCAAGTTCAATGCATGCTGCTTTATGGGACAGACCTTCAATATAACCGTCGGTGAATTTGCATGTAAAGCCGCGAAATTGCTTTCTGTATTTCTTCTATTTTTTAAGAATGCATCTGCTTTTTGATGACAGGACCACAACCTAGGGTTCTGGAGCAGTTGTCTTACACTACATTATTCACTACTACAGTATTGCTGCAGAAATGTGGTAACTAGTCATTTCATGACCAGTCATGTTCTAACTGATGTTTGCGGTCAGCCTAGCTAAAcagaacacatttaaaaactacGCACATCCCTGTTTATCCACAGCTTGATCCGTGTCAATGTCAGACCTTCCTGATTGTAACggtcttgtttatttaatatagaCTGCATTTCAGAGCTGCAGAAGAGCTAACTTTTTCATAGATGGACAgttgtgaactttttttttttttgcccctcTTTGTTCTTCCGCCTTACATTTACTGATTAACGTGTCGGTACGggatttgtaaacaaaaaaaataataattaaatggtgTATTTACAAGTACATAGAGAGATACGGTAGTGATAGTTATTAATCTATTTTTAAGTTGTAAAAAGCTTGtaatatagtaaataatttCAGGCAAATGAAGTCTCAGACTAATCGTTACTTGATGGTACGTCCTAATACGTGAATATGGCTGAGGACGTCTTCATAGACTAATACTTGTCTGTAATCACCTGCTGTCTGTCAGCAGGGGTCAGTGTACATGTCTTTAGAAGAGCATAACTTACTCacattgagagagagagacgacTGTCATATTATTATTCCATGCTTAACTAAAGCCTGTCCACACATGTTGAAATAAagctgaggaaaaaaacatgtctgtGTCATTTCGTGAGTCAGGAGCAGACTATGACATGATAGAGGACATAATACCAGCAATAGATGATTTGAATAGAGCTGAAAGAGCTGAAAGGAACAGTGGGcaacatgcatttaaagtggtacaTATGGAAGGAGCATGTCAGTCATTTATAcatgccaaacttcctgctaccaAGTGGTGCCGCTGTGACTATactggatattggcatgtagatgtcttcaagccagctcttttataaaatatatgaagtttggtgcagattgaacatggtatgtttgggTTAGTGCAAAGGATGATGTAtcctgctgccaacaggtggcgctatgattattgTTTGGCTGAGCTACATAatctattcccatggcgaaacatcataatttgtcaggccgccatgTACACaccctttaacaaaaactcaagatctttgcaatttaatgtcacaaagcCCTTttgattacactgaccaaataaaatattgtcaaataaaaagatgtcattaaatctctatgaggagATCATTAAAGCGTAAAACATGGCACTTCCTGttaccagcaggtggcactatggctataactgaatatgggcatgggcatgtgttcaaaTGTGAATTCTGCagtttaacgtcacaaagggattacactgaccaaatgttggtgttgatctgtttaaaacTCTAAGAGGAGTTCGTTTAAATACAACGCCtaaaaacggcacaaaacttgcagagaaattCAAAATAGACTTCTTGTTGGGTTTTGGACTTTGTACCGaggggacttttttgtaggtattggtgtgttacatgtgtctacagtattttgtgtatgtgaaacatagctcgagGCACACTTGATCTGGATGAGCTCAACAcaaataaaggtaaataaaggcctcctgtagcgaatcgatgaatttttaaagaaaaatatccatatctaaaacgtaataatcacGTTAATCTATCTTGTGCTAACAGTTGTTCATGGAAGCAGCTCCGGGCGGATGGTGTAATACGTCGGCAGCGTGCACACGCCGCTCAGATGTGACGAAAGCGAACACGCTGTGGAGCCAAAGCAAAACAacggtcacaaattagaagtacaaaacgaggatttgtttaaaaagaaaaaaaaaagtcgggCGATTTCGATATACACCAAGAGGAGActagttttcctttgctaaagtaaggaaactttgcttcctttgcttcaGTAAACAAACATTGGCTTTCACAAGACTCACCAGCGCATGCGCATCGCATCCTGCGTCATTCGCCCGGAGCTGCttctgttagcgcaagctagattaaagtgattattacattttagatatggatatttttttgaacaaaaaaacatcaattcactacaggaggcctttattcaccccccagcACTGTGATAGAGCTtggaaatgccttttttttaaatagccaatagtttatatcacagcttgggccagagccgTTGAACTTGGTAAAGCTGCATTTGACAGCAcatgacagccacaatctcatcacattatctatatataaaatagcattCAGCGCTGTGGCGGTTCGTGTGACAGCGCAAAACCAATCTTCATTTGCCCcaacaaaatgcatatttactCTGTCTGAATCATTCCCTATCCCCTACCATTTACTGAACAAGAAGTTCAAGATGtttgttaaagatctcttgcgCTGGAAAGCATCTGATGTGTACCAACGTCTTAATGACGTCTTCCAGATGTCAGTTTTGCAtaaattctaaatcataaacatcttaaagacatctaatatacgtctatttgacatctgataggaaacgtccaatagatgtattgcagatgagcaaacactctgaagaaatgtcttgcagatgtaaatgcagacgtcaaatagaagTCTttgtgatgtacgtgtgctatcagggtagcTTAGAGATAatcttaaggctaacatattcatactaaccCTGATAGCGCACACACATCATGgaaacgtctatttgacgtctgcatttacatctacaagatgtattttttagagtgtttgctcatctgcaatacatctataggatGTTTCATATCAGATGTCaagtctattagatgtctttaagatgtttatgatttaaaatttatgtaaaactgacatcttacagacgtctgtcaaatgtttgtacacagcagatgctttctagattaagtgatctttaacaaatatcttgcagacgtacgttttgatttcatggggacttgtAAAAACTTGCATGTTTTTAGAAAACATAGAAaggttttaaataaacaaacaaaaaaaaacattttgtttggaGCCTAGACTTCTCAAAAGGaacacttgttttgttttgttttttaaatatcttttgtgttcatcagcaataatataatgtttacaaaaaaacttCATGGACTTCATATATACTGGTACTTTTAAATAGACAACatttgaaaaagatatttctcTGCTTACAATGAGTAGTTATGCTATTCATCAGGCTCAATGCTGAATGGGTTAGCGGCTAAACCTGACACCTCCTTGTAGGTGTCCTTAGGTGAGAGAAATATAAAGTTACTGAACACAGTTACTAAAAAAAAGTGATGGTTTCAGTGTTTATAATGgaattgtattggttttaattaaaattgtaatggTCGCTGTAGGTCTCTACCGGTAATCTGTTGCCTTCTACTGGTAGCgtgttaaaacaacaataaaatatgacCCAAAACATAGTACCGGTAATTGTTAACAGTtgatagtgttttttttcccctcctcaGCAGGAACTTGTTTGTTCAGTTTATATTTTCTTGTTCCTTGTTTCAGTTAGGGGAAAAAAGTACAGcaattagtaattttttttctactaCTTGCGAAACAAATCAGtgtgtttatgattatgataatacattaaaattatttaatatcaaATACTAGTTAGTAGTATTAAGCGGCAAAACGGAATGTTTGGTAAATTGTACAGCTAAAACAAATGAAACGGACGACACCTGACGTAATGTAAAAAGTAAGGTGCACAGTTGATGAGCTGATTAGATGTGTTGTTACAGGTGAAAAATGCGGAGTTTCTGGTTTAACATGGGTGGTGCGTTCCAAAAGaatggaacaaaaaaaacacaaactgtAGATACAATTAACTACTATAAAAGATGGATAAAATATGATCATGACAATGAGACGTGCAGTTAATATGAGATAATATTATATCAATAACTTGTGGCTTTCGTGTTGCAGAACCTGTCAGAGAAACATGCTATAATTAAAAAGACGTGACATTTATTCAGGTGCAACAGGTGCGGCCGGGCCCCGCACTCTACCTTGCACTGGGCCCCGCCCAGCTTGGGACGGCtctgtaattattatgtaaaatagtTACTACAGTGACCTGCTGATCTGCTCATTTTAATATCCTATGAAAAATATGCAAAGCGTCTTCAGCACCTCACCTGGCCAGCGCGTCAAACATGGATGGTTGTTAAATGATTTAGGACGCATCTGAATAAGAATGGATTCAAATGTTAATCTTCTTGGCTTTTGCAATAAAGGTAAGTCAAGTTTTTTCTGTCGAAATCGAAAACAGCTAGGTAGAGTGAAAATACATAGATCCAAATGAAATGTCTATGTACAATACTTTAGTCAGCAAAACTGAAAGTACAAAATTGCGAAAGTAGatttaaaaagagagagagagaacaacgtatctagttatatatatatatatatatatatatatatatatagttgtggTCAAATGCCTGTTTCCTGTCATCTTAACAGAGCGCAGATTTACGATCACGACAAAAATGcgaaattttgtatatatatatataggcataTGAAGAATAGTAAAACTAAcgcatatttaatataacacaaGGCATAACTATGTTGTCTTTTAGCTACACAAACTTTTGTACTTCCTTAAACATTATATTGACAGTCGAATATTTGAGGTGTCCTTGTTTGAAgcactgagtaatattaatctAATATTAATCTTAATATTAAAACTTTGGTTTTGGGTTTGGTTTAGGATCAGTCATTATGCACAATTTACAGGTTTACTAAAGTACATGTAACAAGGACACTGTAAAACAAAGTGTTAcagaatatttatgtatttcaaagcctatttgtgaccctggaccacaaaaccagtcataagggtcaattttttgaaactgagatttaaacatcacctgaaaactgaataaataagccttccaTTTGtttgagatgcaactatttgaaaatttggaatctgagggtgaaaaaaaaaatctaaatatagagaaagtcgcatttaaagttgtccaaatgcagttcttagcaatgcatatcactaatcaaaaattaagttttaatatatttacaatagtaaATTTACCAAGTATCTTCCTGCAACAtgatactaatgatttttggcaatgAATTTTGACCAAACAaagtattgttggctattgctacaaatatacccgtgctacttattttatattttataatattttaagccaattgttaatatatatatatttttatatctttatcATTAGGGGTGAGCAAAATGTTCCCAGCGTCAAAAACCACTTGGGCCACGATAAGTGGCGTGATTTTGATGGCATGTATTATAATCTATGTGTACTGCAGTCCAAACATAAGCTTCAACAAATTTACTGCTACGCGAGTCCAGGTAAACAACATCAGTGCAGAAGCGTGCCTTAGTGTTTTAAGGACGGAGAACTACAGGTGCACTGCGGACGTCACCTCGGACGAACTCCCGATGGCACCAAAACCCCTGCCGGATACTGCGGAGAAAGAAGAACCGGAAACCCTTCTGTTGATCTGGATGTGGCCTTTTGGTGTTAGTTTTGGCCTTGGACCCTGCAGTACAGCTTTTAATATCCATGGCTGTCGTTTAACGGACGACAGAGGTCTGTTTAACCAAGCACATGGAGTTATGTTCCATCATAGAGATATTAGCGGGGATATATCCAACATGCCGCAACAACCACGACCTGCTTTCCAGAAGTGGATATGGTGGAATATGGAGTCTCCAAGTAATTCGTATCCAATTGGCCCGCTAAATGGTCTTTTTAATCTAACTTCCAACTACCGCAGGGATTCGGACGTCCCAGTACCTTATGGTTGGCTCACAGAGGCCACAGAGGAacagaaaaaatatacaatCCCAAAGAAGGACAAATTAGTTTGTTGGATAGTAAGCAACTACAGGCCAAGCTATAGGCGTTCACAATACTATACCGAGTTAGCAGAACACATCCACGTGTCGGCGTATGGCAGGCACTTTAACAATCCAGTTAGTGATGCAGATTATTCAAATGTGGTGTCTAGTTGCAAATTTTACTTGTCTTTTGAGAATTCTGTTCACAGAGACTATATGACCGAGAAGCTGTTTAATGCTCTAGCGCTTGGCGCCGTTCCTGTCGTTCTTGGCCCGTCCAGAGACAACTACGAGCAGTTCATACCAAGTAATGCCTTCATCCATGTGGATGACTTTCCATCTGCAAAAGAAATGGCTGACCATCTGAAACATCTGGACCAAAACGAGGAACTGTACATGCAGTACTTCACCTGGAGAGAACATTTCGTTTCAACACGATTACCATTTGGTCTTGCACACGCCTGTCACATCTGTGATCATATTAGAAGGCATAAGGAGTACAAAGCTGTCAAAGACCTTAACGGCTGGTACTGGGGTTAAGGGCACTTTAAGATGACGCAGAGTGAACGGGGTGGTAAATCAGGTATAACAAGACTTTGACCAACAAGCTCAGCCAGGGCAGTATATGAACTGTAAGCCACGTCAAAGTGTTATTTAAGGATTTAAAGAActgttttattgtaaagtgcCATCAAATTAGTACATTTAACATAGTTGTCAATAACTTCTCTGACATTTTTTGAtgaagaataaattataaattgttttgtaAGGGAACTCGCCTGTCTGAAATCTCTGATGaatttgaattttctatttcacaatttacAGTCGTTGACAAATTCTAAAATGCTATGCTTGATTCATCAAGAAACAAATGTACGTCATAAGGACCAGTTATCCAccttttattttcatgtaagggcgggtgcagccatttgtgaATTTAATGGGTTTGGCTTtcggtctcatctgcgtccagctacttttagctgtacaaaacagcttgatattgcgaattggtgtgttttaccacactggtttgtagttcaaacagttttaccatttactgcacgttgttattctctTTGTTGGTTCCCTGTAGCTTTTCGTTGTCACCCATAAGCTTATTTCCGAGTTGAAGAAAAGGTGGATAGCATCAGTTGCATTTAAGCACTTCTAATtctggttctttttttttttttttttttttttaaaaaaaaaaaaaggttatttggTTAAATGCCTAAAATAAGGTGTTTGGTTAACACAAATACATCAGTAGTACCCCTTTAACAAGTGGTTAAATGGGACTGCGGAGATTGATAGGGACATTAAATTTCATGACAACGAACAGGTAAAGTATGGGCCTGTGACCACTAgtctgcttttataaaatgttaattttgtttgtAATCACACTATTGCAAACAGTTCCAATTCTtcctgaaaatatatattttataaaacaagaaCTGAAAGAGCTGTAGGAAGCATAACGGCAGCAGCGTTGAAGGCATGTCACTGTGGTGTAGTTTGTTTATAGCTTAGTTTTTACCATTCTGTTTaggtttaaaaatgcattaaagctGAATTAATTTTGGAAGATTATCACAACGTACAAAACATGCAAGAATTATAAACTTTTGTTGGTCACAGAGCTTACTTTCTGCAGCAAAAGCTTATAGAAACATAGTACTGGGTTTTGGTTGAGGGAACCAGGATGATGCTATCTTCCGGAATGGCCTGAACATTCGATAAATGTCTGTCCTTCTGAAGAGGAAACGTATTTCACATAACAAACCACAGAAAGACACAGACAAAAGATATGTCAAGTAATTCTGGTTTGCCTGGATTCTTGGTTTAAGTGACAAACCTGCATTACAAAAACCATTTGACTGTCTGTTGATTTATCCTGCCAAACAACGGAGGAAATCGTTGCCATGCTGATATTACGGGGGAAAAACTGCCTAATCATAGTTTAGCCTCTATCACAGAAAAAAGAGGTGAGTCTGTTGGAAATAAAGCACAGCTATGAATACAGCacaggccttttttttttttttttttcttttttttttttttgtggccgCAAGGTTGTGGACTCATGGGAACAGGGAAGTCAATTCAAGCTAATGATTTCATGACTGAACagcacatttttagtttttacagtCAGTGAAGAGCTATTATTTAGTATGAATATGcattaaatttttcattttcagaatGAGTTGGTTCCCTACATTATACTTGTCAGGGTGCCTAAATGTCAAGATCACAATTGCTGTTTGTAGTGTTTGGTCCTTTTGTTGCTTGTTCACCTGGTAATGTTAATTCTATTCCgttaaagtaatattaaaataatttttatgattGTATTGCACTTCCATTGATCAttcacaacacagtattatgtTGTTCTATTTAACAGTCTTTATAATTCAGTTTGCTTGAAAGGTTTATACTGTATTGTATGCTGTTTGACCAGCTGTTATAATCGCACAAATTCTCACAAACACCAACTAAGCATCGTAGCATCAGCTACTAGGAAAAGTAGGAGGAAGTGAAGCCTGGGGAGGAGAAACTAAAAGAACCAGACAGTCAGGTTTACCATCTAAAAAACCTGACCATCAGTAAGCAACTGTAGTGTTAAATGAAGGCCCGAGGTCTGCGCTTTCTTATGAAACTGGTTAGTATGGTAAAAGAACAAGCTGTTTTAGACATGGTGAATACCGCCTTTATGAAACACTGTGGGATAAGTTATGTGGTCTTACAAagggctgttttttttaaacaaattttaagtGTCCTTAAATTTAATGTGATTTGTTACTTGGTGTGTGCTTTTGAATTACGCCTTAAATCCTGAAATTCAGGTAGGGTTGGAACAGTCAAGCCTTCATGAATTACTCA of the Labeo rohita strain BAU-BD-2019 chromosome 19, IGBB_LRoh.1.0, whole genome shotgun sequence genome contains:
- the LOC127182162 gene encoding 4-galactosyl-N-acetylglucosaminide 3-alpha-L-fucosyltransferase 9-like, which translates into the protein MDSNVNLLGFCNKGVSKMFPASKTTWATISGVILMACIIIYVYCSPNISFNKFTATRVQVNNISAEACLSVLRTENYRCTADVTSDELPMAPKPLPDTAEKEEPETLLLIWMWPFGVSFGLGPCSTAFNIHGCRLTDDRGLFNQAHGVMFHHRDISGDISNMPQQPRPAFQKWIWWNMESPSNSYPIGPLNGLFNLTSNYRRDSDVPVPYGWLTEATEEQKKYTIPKKDKLVCWIVSNYRPSYRRSQYYTELAEHIHVSAYGRHFNNPVSDADYSNVVSSCKFYLSFENSVHRDYMTEKLFNALALGAVPVVLGPSRDNYEQFIPSNAFIHVDDFPSAKEMADHLKHLDQNEELYMQYFTWREHFVSTRLPFGLAHACHICDHIRRHKEYKAVKDLNGWYWG